The Echeneis naucrates chromosome 8, fEcheNa1.1, whole genome shotgun sequence genome has a window encoding:
- the cox6a2 gene encoding cytochrome c oxidase subunit 6A2, mitochondrial: MSFSPAASAARRLLAAAAAHSGEESKARTWKILSFVVALPGVSVCWLNAHMKGKQHSHEQPEFVPYPHLRLRTKKFPWGDGNHSLFHNPHTNALPDGYETTDH, from the exons ATGTCTTTCTCTCCAGCCGCCTCGGCTGCTCGCCGgcttttggctgctgctgcagcacattCAGGCGAAGAGAGCAAAG CCAGGACCTGGAAGATACTGAGCTTTGTGGTGGCCTTGCCTGGCGTCAGCGTCTGCTGGCTCAACGCTCACATGAAGGGCAAGCAGCATTCACACGAGCAGCCAGAGTTTGTGCCGTATCCTCACCTGCGTCTGCGCACCAAG AAGTTTCCCTGGGGCGATGGAAACCACTCTCTGTTTCACAACCCTCACACCAACGCCCTGCCCGATGGGTACGAGACCACTGACCACTGA